A genomic window from Labrus bergylta chromosome 7, fLabBer1.1, whole genome shotgun sequence includes:
- the ano5a gene encoding anoctamin-5 isoform X4: MHRITGRTGGDSLIEMSPTDSVSDDMNGYHQQASSSSGSLQQGQSAEIDKQQQSKDSVFFRDGLRRIDFVLSYVDDKDGERKQERRRVYESNLENVGLELETEDKTESEDGKTYFVKIHAPWEVLATYADVLKIKVPFKANDIPDNSEMPMNWLSTPFRLPEHIMHPEPDYFTAPFNKSKSDFFLIDNKDTFFPPSTRNRIVYYILSRCYYISNECAEKDKKGIKRLLNNGTYSAAFALHDCRYWKKSRDANCESERFNLYKYWAGFGSFFKEQPLNLIRKYYGEKIGIYFAWLGFYTEMLLFAAIVGTICFVYGVLTYDKNEWSEEICSEKIGGEIVMCPLCDKKCGYWKLNATCNSSWQSNLFDNVGTVFFAIFMGIWVTLFLEFWKRRQARLEYEWDLVDFEEEQQQLQLRPEYETKCTNRKLNRITQEMELILERTPTNLMGKLFVCWATVLLWISLIIACIIGVIAYRLAVYAAFASIMKDSPTTNLQVVGHLITPQLATSVTASCINFIIIMILNLMYERVAVWITDMEIPKTHLEYENKLTVKMFLFQFVNYYSSCFYVAFFKGKFVGHPGDYAYMFGKTKLRNEECDPGGCLIELTTQLVIVMTGKQVWGNIQEALVPWLMNWWGSRKARSHPETLYSRWEQDHDLQGFGQLGLFYEYLEMVIQFGFITLFVASFPLAPLMALMNNIIEVRVDAWKLTTQFRRPVAAKAHSIGAWQEILNGMAVLSVVTNAFIVAFTSDMIPRLVYMYAYQSKEEMSMKGYINSSLSVFNISEIPLANRPEDGENPLWFNNSITTCRYRDYRYPPDHEKRYTHTMQFWHILAAKLAFIIIMEHVVFVVKFFVAWMIPDVPSDVRARVKRERYLVQEYLHNYEVEKLKIQLSQNSHNDCNCTPMIYPSLPKHEVLSECL; the protein is encoded by the exons ATGCACCGAATAACGGGAAGGACAGGAGGGGACAGTTTAATTGAGATGAGCCCAACAGACTCTGTCAGTG ATGATATGAATGGCTACCACCAACAAGCCTCGTCCAGCTCAGGATCCCTCCAGCAGGGACAATCAGCGGAG attgacaaacaacaacagagtaaAGACTCTGTGTTCTTCCGGGATGGATTGCGTAGGATTGACTTTGTCCTGTCCTATGTTGACGACAAAGATGGGGAGAGGAAACAG gaACGGAGAAGGGTGTATGAGTCAAATCTTGAAAATGTGGGCCTGGAGCTGGAGACAGAAGATAAGACA GAGTCGGAAGATGGAAAGACCTATTTTGTGAAGATCCACGCTCCGTGGGAAGTGTTAGCAACCTACGCAGATGTGCTGAAGATAAAGGTCCCATTTAAGGCCAACGACATCCCAGACAACAGCGAGATGCCCATGAACTGGCTGTCCACCCCTTTCCGCCTGCCAGAGCACATCATGCACCCTGAGCCAGATTATTTCACAGCTCCATTCAACAAGAGCAAGTCTGACTTCTTCCTGATCGACAACAAGGACACTTTCTTTCCCCCTTCTACTCGAAACAGGATC GTCTACTACATCTTGTCCCGCTGTTATTACATCAGCAATGAATgtgcagaaaaagacaaaaagggaaTCAAGAGGTTACTCAACAATGGCACCTACTCTGCTGCCTTCGCGCTACATGAC tgtaGATACTGGAAAAAATCAAGGGATGCAAACTGCGAAAGTGAGAGATTCAACCTCTACAAATACTGGGCTGGATTTGGCTCGTTCTTCAAGGAGCAGCCCCTCAATCTCATAAG GAAATATTATGGGGAGAAGATAGGTATTTATTTTGCCTGGCTGGGTTTCTACACTgagatgttgttgtttgctgCTATAGTTGGGACAATTTGTTTCGTCTATGGAGTCCTCACCTACGATAAAAATGAGTGGAG TGAAGAAATATGTAGTGAGAAAATCGGAGGTGAAATTGTCATGTGCCCGCTGTGTGACAAGAAATGTGGCTATTGGAAACTCAACGCAACATGCAACTCCTCATGG CAATCAAACCTGTTTGACAATGTAGGAACTGTGTTCTTTGCCATATTTATGGGGATTTGGG TGACGCTGTTTCTGGAGTTCTGGAAGAGACGGCAGGCTCGTCTGGAATATGAGTGGGATCTGGTTGACTTTGAGGAGGAGCAACAGCAGCTTCAGCTTCGACCAGAGTACGAGACCAAGTGCACCAACCGCAAGCTGAACCGCATCACACAG GAAATGGAGTTGATTCTTGAAAGGACTCCTACAAATCTAATGGGGAAATTGTTTGTGTGCTGGGCCACCGTGCTACTCTGG ATCTCATTGATCATTGCCTGCATCATCGGGGTGATAGCGTACCGCCTGGCGGTATACGCAGCCTTCGCCAGCATCATGAAGGACAGTCCCACCACCAACCTGCAGGTGGTTGGCCATCTCATCACGCCACAGCTGGCCACCTCGGTCACTGCCTCCTGCATcaacttcatcatcatcatgatccTCAATCTCATGTATGAGAGAGTGGCTGTTTGGATCACTGACATGG AAATTCCCAAAACCCACCTTGAGTATGAGAACAAGCTGACAGTGAAGATGTTCCTCTTCCAATTTGTGAACTACTACTCCTCCTGCTTCTACGTCGCGTTCTTTAAGGGCAAATTTGTGGGCCATCCTGGAGATTATGCTTATATGTTTGGCAAGACCAAACTGAGGAATGAAGAG TGTGACCCGGGTGGCTGTTTGATTGAGTTAACCACTCAGCTGGTGATAGTGATGACAGGAAAACAAGTTTGGGGCAACATCCAGGAGGCTCTGGTCCC GTGGCTGATGAACTGGTGGGGCAGCAGAAAGGCACGAAGCCACCCAGAGACTCTGTACAGCCGCTGGGAGCAGGACCACGACCTGCAGGGCTTTGGACAGCTGGGTCTCTTCTACGAGTATCTGGAAATGG TGATCCAGTTTGGTTTCATCACCCTGTTTGTGGCCTCCTTCCCCCTTGCACCCCTGATGGCACTCATGAACAACATCATTGAGGTGAGAGTGGATGCCTGGAAACTCACCACACAGTTCAGGCGTCCTGTAGCAGCAAAAGCTCACAGCATTGGAGCCTGGCAGGAGATCCTCAATGGGATGGCTGTCCTCTCTGTCGTCACAAAT GCGTTCATTGTGGCCTTCACCTCTGATATGATCCCTCGGCTCGTGTACATGTACGCCTACCAGTCAAAGGAGGAGATGAGTATGAAAGGCTACATAAACagcagtctgtctgtctttaatatctctGAGATACCACTGGCCAACAGACCGGAGGATGGGGAGAACCCTCTCTGGTTCAACAACTCCATCACTACCTGCAG gTATCGTGATTATCGCTACCCTCCAGACCATGAGAAGCGGTACACCCACACTATGCAGTTCTGGCATATTCTGGCTGCGAAGCTGGCTTTCATCATTATCATGGAG CATGTCGTGTTTGTGGTGAAGTTCTTTGTGGCCTGGATGATTCCTGACGTCCCCTCTGACGTCAGGGCTCGAGTGAAGAGAGAGCGCTACCTGGTCCAGGAGTATCTCCATAACTATGAAGTGGAGAAGCTGAAGATCCAGCTCAGCCAAAACAGTCATAATGATTGTAACTGCACGCCTATGATATATCCGTCTTTACCCAAACATGAGGTGCTGTCAGAGTGTCTCTAG
- the ano5a gene encoding anoctamin-5 isoform X7 — MIDKQQQSKDSVFFRDGLRRIDFVLSYVDDKDGERKQERRRVYESNLENVGLELETEDKTESEDGKTYFVKIHAPWEVLATYADVLKIKVPFKANDIPDNSEMPMNWLSTPFRLPEHIMHPEPDYFTAPFNKSKSDFFLIDNKDTFFPPSTRNRIVYYILSRCYYISNECAEKDKKGIKRLLNNGTYSAAFALHDCRYWKKSRDANCESERFNLYKYWAGFGSFFKEQPLNLIRKYYGEKIGIYFAWLGFYTEMLLFAAIVGTICFVYGVLTYDKNEWSEEICSEKIGGEIVMCPLCDKKCGYWKLNATCNSSWQSNLFDNVGTVFFAIFMGIWVTLFLEFWKRRQARLEYEWDLVDFEEEQQQLQLRPEYETKCTNRKLNRITQEMELILERTPTNLMGKLFVCWATVLLWISLIIACIIGVIAYRLAVYAAFASIMKDSPTTNLQVVGHLITPQLATSVTASCINFIIIMILNLMYERVAVWITDMEIPKTHLEYENKLTVKMFLFQFVNYYSSCFYVAFFKGKFVGHPGDYAYMFGKTKLRNEECDPGGCLIELTTQLVIVMTGKQVWGNIQEALVPWLMNWWGSRKARSHPETLYSRWEQDHDLQGFGQLGLFYEYLEMVIQFGFITLFVASFPLAPLMALMNNIIEVRVDAWKLTTQFRRPVAAKAHSIGAWQEILNGMAVLSVVTNAFIVAFTSDMIPRLVYMYAYQSKEEMSMKGYINSSLSVFNISEIPLANRPEDGENPLWFNNSITTCRYRDYRYPPDHEKRYTHTMQFWHILAAKLAFIIIMEHVVFVVKFFVAWMIPDVPSDVRARVKRERYLVQEYLHNYEVEKLKIQLSQNSHNDCNCTPMIYPSLPKHEVLSECL; from the exons ATG attgacaaacaacaacagagtaaAGACTCTGTGTTCTTCCGGGATGGATTGCGTAGGATTGACTTTGTCCTGTCCTATGTTGACGACAAAGATGGGGAGAGGAAACAG gaACGGAGAAGGGTGTATGAGTCAAATCTTGAAAATGTGGGCCTGGAGCTGGAGACAGAAGATAAGACA GAGTCGGAAGATGGAAAGACCTATTTTGTGAAGATCCACGCTCCGTGGGAAGTGTTAGCAACCTACGCAGATGTGCTGAAGATAAAGGTCCCATTTAAGGCCAACGACATCCCAGACAACAGCGAGATGCCCATGAACTGGCTGTCCACCCCTTTCCGCCTGCCAGAGCACATCATGCACCCTGAGCCAGATTATTTCACAGCTCCATTCAACAAGAGCAAGTCTGACTTCTTCCTGATCGACAACAAGGACACTTTCTTTCCCCCTTCTACTCGAAACAGGATC GTCTACTACATCTTGTCCCGCTGTTATTACATCAGCAATGAATgtgcagaaaaagacaaaaagggaaTCAAGAGGTTACTCAACAATGGCACCTACTCTGCTGCCTTCGCGCTACATGAC tgtaGATACTGGAAAAAATCAAGGGATGCAAACTGCGAAAGTGAGAGATTCAACCTCTACAAATACTGGGCTGGATTTGGCTCGTTCTTCAAGGAGCAGCCCCTCAATCTCATAAG GAAATATTATGGGGAGAAGATAGGTATTTATTTTGCCTGGCTGGGTTTCTACACTgagatgttgttgtttgctgCTATAGTTGGGACAATTTGTTTCGTCTATGGAGTCCTCACCTACGATAAAAATGAGTGGAG TGAAGAAATATGTAGTGAGAAAATCGGAGGTGAAATTGTCATGTGCCCGCTGTGTGACAAGAAATGTGGCTATTGGAAACTCAACGCAACATGCAACTCCTCATGG CAATCAAACCTGTTTGACAATGTAGGAACTGTGTTCTTTGCCATATTTATGGGGATTTGGG TGACGCTGTTTCTGGAGTTCTGGAAGAGACGGCAGGCTCGTCTGGAATATGAGTGGGATCTGGTTGACTTTGAGGAGGAGCAACAGCAGCTTCAGCTTCGACCAGAGTACGAGACCAAGTGCACCAACCGCAAGCTGAACCGCATCACACAG GAAATGGAGTTGATTCTTGAAAGGACTCCTACAAATCTAATGGGGAAATTGTTTGTGTGCTGGGCCACCGTGCTACTCTGG ATCTCATTGATCATTGCCTGCATCATCGGGGTGATAGCGTACCGCCTGGCGGTATACGCAGCCTTCGCCAGCATCATGAAGGACAGTCCCACCACCAACCTGCAGGTGGTTGGCCATCTCATCACGCCACAGCTGGCCACCTCGGTCACTGCCTCCTGCATcaacttcatcatcatcatgatccTCAATCTCATGTATGAGAGAGTGGCTGTTTGGATCACTGACATGG AAATTCCCAAAACCCACCTTGAGTATGAGAACAAGCTGACAGTGAAGATGTTCCTCTTCCAATTTGTGAACTACTACTCCTCCTGCTTCTACGTCGCGTTCTTTAAGGGCAAATTTGTGGGCCATCCTGGAGATTATGCTTATATGTTTGGCAAGACCAAACTGAGGAATGAAGAG TGTGACCCGGGTGGCTGTTTGATTGAGTTAACCACTCAGCTGGTGATAGTGATGACAGGAAAACAAGTTTGGGGCAACATCCAGGAGGCTCTGGTCCC GTGGCTGATGAACTGGTGGGGCAGCAGAAAGGCACGAAGCCACCCAGAGACTCTGTACAGCCGCTGGGAGCAGGACCACGACCTGCAGGGCTTTGGACAGCTGGGTCTCTTCTACGAGTATCTGGAAATGG TGATCCAGTTTGGTTTCATCACCCTGTTTGTGGCCTCCTTCCCCCTTGCACCCCTGATGGCACTCATGAACAACATCATTGAGGTGAGAGTGGATGCCTGGAAACTCACCACACAGTTCAGGCGTCCTGTAGCAGCAAAAGCTCACAGCATTGGAGCCTGGCAGGAGATCCTCAATGGGATGGCTGTCCTCTCTGTCGTCACAAAT GCGTTCATTGTGGCCTTCACCTCTGATATGATCCCTCGGCTCGTGTACATGTACGCCTACCAGTCAAAGGAGGAGATGAGTATGAAAGGCTACATAAACagcagtctgtctgtctttaatatctctGAGATACCACTGGCCAACAGACCGGAGGATGGGGAGAACCCTCTCTGGTTCAACAACTCCATCACTACCTGCAG gTATCGTGATTATCGCTACCCTCCAGACCATGAGAAGCGGTACACCCACACTATGCAGTTCTGGCATATTCTGGCTGCGAAGCTGGCTTTCATCATTATCATGGAG CATGTCGTGTTTGTGGTGAAGTTCTTTGTGGCCTGGATGATTCCTGACGTCCCCTCTGACGTCAGGGCTCGAGTGAAGAGAGAGCGCTACCTGGTCCAGGAGTATCTCCATAACTATGAAGTGGAGAAGCTGAAGATCCAGCTCAGCCAAAACAGTCATAATGATTGTAACTGCACGCCTATGATATATCCGTCTTTACCCAAACATGAGGTGCTGTCAGAGTGTCTCTAG
- the ano5a gene encoding anoctamin-5 isoform X5, giving the protein MERADSFRTTVQQPCDIDKQQQSKDSVFFRDGLRRIDFVLSYVDDKDGERKQERRRVYESNLENVGLELETEDKTESEDGKTYFVKIHAPWEVLATYADVLKIKVPFKANDIPDNSEMPMNWLSTPFRLPEHIMHPEPDYFTAPFNKSKSDFFLIDNKDTFFPPSTRNRIVYYILSRCYYISNECAEKDKKGIKRLLNNGTYSAAFALHDCRYWKKSRDANCESERFNLYKYWAGFGSFFKEQPLNLIRKYYGEKIGIYFAWLGFYTEMLLFAAIVGTICFVYGVLTYDKNEWSEEICSEKIGGEIVMCPLCDKKCGYWKLNATCNSSWQSNLFDNVGTVFFAIFMGIWVTLFLEFWKRRQARLEYEWDLVDFEEEQQQLQLRPEYETKCTNRKLNRITQEMELILERTPTNLMGKLFVCWATVLLWISLIIACIIGVIAYRLAVYAAFASIMKDSPTTNLQVVGHLITPQLATSVTASCINFIIIMILNLMYERVAVWITDMEIPKTHLEYENKLTVKMFLFQFVNYYSSCFYVAFFKGKFVGHPGDYAYMFGKTKLRNEECDPGGCLIELTTQLVIVMTGKQVWGNIQEALVPWLMNWWGSRKARSHPETLYSRWEQDHDLQGFGQLGLFYEYLEMVIQFGFITLFVASFPLAPLMALMNNIIEVRVDAWKLTTQFRRPVAAKAHSIGAWQEILNGMAVLSVVTNAFIVAFTSDMIPRLVYMYAYQSKEEMSMKGYINSSLSVFNISEIPLANRPEDGENPLWFNNSITTCRYRDYRYPPDHEKRYTHTMQFWHILAAKLAFIIIMEHVVFVVKFFVAWMIPDVPSDVRARVKRERYLVQEYLHNYEVEKLKIQLSQNSHNDCNCTPMIYPSLPKHEVLSECL; this is encoded by the exons ATGGAACGGGCAGACTCCTTCAGGACTACAGTCCAGCAGCCATGTGAT attgacaaacaacaacagagtaaAGACTCTGTGTTCTTCCGGGATGGATTGCGTAGGATTGACTTTGTCCTGTCCTATGTTGACGACAAAGATGGGGAGAGGAAACAG gaACGGAGAAGGGTGTATGAGTCAAATCTTGAAAATGTGGGCCTGGAGCTGGAGACAGAAGATAAGACA GAGTCGGAAGATGGAAAGACCTATTTTGTGAAGATCCACGCTCCGTGGGAAGTGTTAGCAACCTACGCAGATGTGCTGAAGATAAAGGTCCCATTTAAGGCCAACGACATCCCAGACAACAGCGAGATGCCCATGAACTGGCTGTCCACCCCTTTCCGCCTGCCAGAGCACATCATGCACCCTGAGCCAGATTATTTCACAGCTCCATTCAACAAGAGCAAGTCTGACTTCTTCCTGATCGACAACAAGGACACTTTCTTTCCCCCTTCTACTCGAAACAGGATC GTCTACTACATCTTGTCCCGCTGTTATTACATCAGCAATGAATgtgcagaaaaagacaaaaagggaaTCAAGAGGTTACTCAACAATGGCACCTACTCTGCTGCCTTCGCGCTACATGAC tgtaGATACTGGAAAAAATCAAGGGATGCAAACTGCGAAAGTGAGAGATTCAACCTCTACAAATACTGGGCTGGATTTGGCTCGTTCTTCAAGGAGCAGCCCCTCAATCTCATAAG GAAATATTATGGGGAGAAGATAGGTATTTATTTTGCCTGGCTGGGTTTCTACACTgagatgttgttgtttgctgCTATAGTTGGGACAATTTGTTTCGTCTATGGAGTCCTCACCTACGATAAAAATGAGTGGAG TGAAGAAATATGTAGTGAGAAAATCGGAGGTGAAATTGTCATGTGCCCGCTGTGTGACAAGAAATGTGGCTATTGGAAACTCAACGCAACATGCAACTCCTCATGG CAATCAAACCTGTTTGACAATGTAGGAACTGTGTTCTTTGCCATATTTATGGGGATTTGGG TGACGCTGTTTCTGGAGTTCTGGAAGAGACGGCAGGCTCGTCTGGAATATGAGTGGGATCTGGTTGACTTTGAGGAGGAGCAACAGCAGCTTCAGCTTCGACCAGAGTACGAGACCAAGTGCACCAACCGCAAGCTGAACCGCATCACACAG GAAATGGAGTTGATTCTTGAAAGGACTCCTACAAATCTAATGGGGAAATTGTTTGTGTGCTGGGCCACCGTGCTACTCTGG ATCTCATTGATCATTGCCTGCATCATCGGGGTGATAGCGTACCGCCTGGCGGTATACGCAGCCTTCGCCAGCATCATGAAGGACAGTCCCACCACCAACCTGCAGGTGGTTGGCCATCTCATCACGCCACAGCTGGCCACCTCGGTCACTGCCTCCTGCATcaacttcatcatcatcatgatccTCAATCTCATGTATGAGAGAGTGGCTGTTTGGATCACTGACATGG AAATTCCCAAAACCCACCTTGAGTATGAGAACAAGCTGACAGTGAAGATGTTCCTCTTCCAATTTGTGAACTACTACTCCTCCTGCTTCTACGTCGCGTTCTTTAAGGGCAAATTTGTGGGCCATCCTGGAGATTATGCTTATATGTTTGGCAAGACCAAACTGAGGAATGAAGAG TGTGACCCGGGTGGCTGTTTGATTGAGTTAACCACTCAGCTGGTGATAGTGATGACAGGAAAACAAGTTTGGGGCAACATCCAGGAGGCTCTGGTCCC GTGGCTGATGAACTGGTGGGGCAGCAGAAAGGCACGAAGCCACCCAGAGACTCTGTACAGCCGCTGGGAGCAGGACCACGACCTGCAGGGCTTTGGACAGCTGGGTCTCTTCTACGAGTATCTGGAAATGG TGATCCAGTTTGGTTTCATCACCCTGTTTGTGGCCTCCTTCCCCCTTGCACCCCTGATGGCACTCATGAACAACATCATTGAGGTGAGAGTGGATGCCTGGAAACTCACCACACAGTTCAGGCGTCCTGTAGCAGCAAAAGCTCACAGCATTGGAGCCTGGCAGGAGATCCTCAATGGGATGGCTGTCCTCTCTGTCGTCACAAAT GCGTTCATTGTGGCCTTCACCTCTGATATGATCCCTCGGCTCGTGTACATGTACGCCTACCAGTCAAAGGAGGAGATGAGTATGAAAGGCTACATAAACagcagtctgtctgtctttaatatctctGAGATACCACTGGCCAACAGACCGGAGGATGGGGAGAACCCTCTCTGGTTCAACAACTCCATCACTACCTGCAG gTATCGTGATTATCGCTACCCTCCAGACCATGAGAAGCGGTACACCCACACTATGCAGTTCTGGCATATTCTGGCTGCGAAGCTGGCTTTCATCATTATCATGGAG CATGTCGTGTTTGTGGTGAAGTTCTTTGTGGCCTGGATGATTCCTGACGTCCCCTCTGACGTCAGGGCTCGAGTGAAGAGAGAGCGCTACCTGGTCCAGGAGTATCTCCATAACTATGAAGTGGAGAAGCTGAAGATCCAGCTCAGCCAAAACAGTCATAATGATTGTAACTGCACGCCTATGATATATCCGTCTTTACCCAAACATGAGGTGCTGTCAGAGTGTCTCTAG
- the ano5a gene encoding anoctamin-5 isoform X6: MEIDKQQQSKDSVFFRDGLRRIDFVLSYVDDKDGERKQERRRVYESNLENVGLELETEDKTESEDGKTYFVKIHAPWEVLATYADVLKIKVPFKANDIPDNSEMPMNWLSTPFRLPEHIMHPEPDYFTAPFNKSKSDFFLIDNKDTFFPPSTRNRIVYYILSRCYYISNECAEKDKKGIKRLLNNGTYSAAFALHDCRYWKKSRDANCESERFNLYKYWAGFGSFFKEQPLNLIRKYYGEKIGIYFAWLGFYTEMLLFAAIVGTICFVYGVLTYDKNEWSEEICSEKIGGEIVMCPLCDKKCGYWKLNATCNSSWQSNLFDNVGTVFFAIFMGIWVTLFLEFWKRRQARLEYEWDLVDFEEEQQQLQLRPEYETKCTNRKLNRITQEMELILERTPTNLMGKLFVCWATVLLWISLIIACIIGVIAYRLAVYAAFASIMKDSPTTNLQVVGHLITPQLATSVTASCINFIIIMILNLMYERVAVWITDMEIPKTHLEYENKLTVKMFLFQFVNYYSSCFYVAFFKGKFVGHPGDYAYMFGKTKLRNEECDPGGCLIELTTQLVIVMTGKQVWGNIQEALVPWLMNWWGSRKARSHPETLYSRWEQDHDLQGFGQLGLFYEYLEMVIQFGFITLFVASFPLAPLMALMNNIIEVRVDAWKLTTQFRRPVAAKAHSIGAWQEILNGMAVLSVVTNAFIVAFTSDMIPRLVYMYAYQSKEEMSMKGYINSSLSVFNISEIPLANRPEDGENPLWFNNSITTCRYRDYRYPPDHEKRYTHTMQFWHILAAKLAFIIIMEHVVFVVKFFVAWMIPDVPSDVRARVKRERYLVQEYLHNYEVEKLKIQLSQNSHNDCNCTPMIYPSLPKHEVLSECL, encoded by the exons ATGGAG attgacaaacaacaacagagtaaAGACTCTGTGTTCTTCCGGGATGGATTGCGTAGGATTGACTTTGTCCTGTCCTATGTTGACGACAAAGATGGGGAGAGGAAACAG gaACGGAGAAGGGTGTATGAGTCAAATCTTGAAAATGTGGGCCTGGAGCTGGAGACAGAAGATAAGACA GAGTCGGAAGATGGAAAGACCTATTTTGTGAAGATCCACGCTCCGTGGGAAGTGTTAGCAACCTACGCAGATGTGCTGAAGATAAAGGTCCCATTTAAGGCCAACGACATCCCAGACAACAGCGAGATGCCCATGAACTGGCTGTCCACCCCTTTCCGCCTGCCAGAGCACATCATGCACCCTGAGCCAGATTATTTCACAGCTCCATTCAACAAGAGCAAGTCTGACTTCTTCCTGATCGACAACAAGGACACTTTCTTTCCCCCTTCTACTCGAAACAGGATC GTCTACTACATCTTGTCCCGCTGTTATTACATCAGCAATGAATgtgcagaaaaagacaaaaagggaaTCAAGAGGTTACTCAACAATGGCACCTACTCTGCTGCCTTCGCGCTACATGAC tgtaGATACTGGAAAAAATCAAGGGATGCAAACTGCGAAAGTGAGAGATTCAACCTCTACAAATACTGGGCTGGATTTGGCTCGTTCTTCAAGGAGCAGCCCCTCAATCTCATAAG GAAATATTATGGGGAGAAGATAGGTATTTATTTTGCCTGGCTGGGTTTCTACACTgagatgttgttgtttgctgCTATAGTTGGGACAATTTGTTTCGTCTATGGAGTCCTCACCTACGATAAAAATGAGTGGAG TGAAGAAATATGTAGTGAGAAAATCGGAGGTGAAATTGTCATGTGCCCGCTGTGTGACAAGAAATGTGGCTATTGGAAACTCAACGCAACATGCAACTCCTCATGG CAATCAAACCTGTTTGACAATGTAGGAACTGTGTTCTTTGCCATATTTATGGGGATTTGGG TGACGCTGTTTCTGGAGTTCTGGAAGAGACGGCAGGCTCGTCTGGAATATGAGTGGGATCTGGTTGACTTTGAGGAGGAGCAACAGCAGCTTCAGCTTCGACCAGAGTACGAGACCAAGTGCACCAACCGCAAGCTGAACCGCATCACACAG GAAATGGAGTTGATTCTTGAAAGGACTCCTACAAATCTAATGGGGAAATTGTTTGTGTGCTGGGCCACCGTGCTACTCTGG ATCTCATTGATCATTGCCTGCATCATCGGGGTGATAGCGTACCGCCTGGCGGTATACGCAGCCTTCGCCAGCATCATGAAGGACAGTCCCACCACCAACCTGCAGGTGGTTGGCCATCTCATCACGCCACAGCTGGCCACCTCGGTCACTGCCTCCTGCATcaacttcatcatcatcatgatccTCAATCTCATGTATGAGAGAGTGGCTGTTTGGATCACTGACATGG AAATTCCCAAAACCCACCTTGAGTATGAGAACAAGCTGACAGTGAAGATGTTCCTCTTCCAATTTGTGAACTACTACTCCTCCTGCTTCTACGTCGCGTTCTTTAAGGGCAAATTTGTGGGCCATCCTGGAGATTATGCTTATATGTTTGGCAAGACCAAACTGAGGAATGAAGAG TGTGACCCGGGTGGCTGTTTGATTGAGTTAACCACTCAGCTGGTGATAGTGATGACAGGAAAACAAGTTTGGGGCAACATCCAGGAGGCTCTGGTCCC GTGGCTGATGAACTGGTGGGGCAGCAGAAAGGCACGAAGCCACCCAGAGACTCTGTACAGCCGCTGGGAGCAGGACCACGACCTGCAGGGCTTTGGACAGCTGGGTCTCTTCTACGAGTATCTGGAAATGG TGATCCAGTTTGGTTTCATCACCCTGTTTGTGGCCTCCTTCCCCCTTGCACCCCTGATGGCACTCATGAACAACATCATTGAGGTGAGAGTGGATGCCTGGAAACTCACCACACAGTTCAGGCGTCCTGTAGCAGCAAAAGCTCACAGCATTGGAGCCTGGCAGGAGATCCTCAATGGGATGGCTGTCCTCTCTGTCGTCACAAAT GCGTTCATTGTGGCCTTCACCTCTGATATGATCCCTCGGCTCGTGTACATGTACGCCTACCAGTCAAAGGAGGAGATGAGTATGAAAGGCTACATAAACagcagtctgtctgtctttaatatctctGAGATACCACTGGCCAACAGACCGGAGGATGGGGAGAACCCTCTCTGGTTCAACAACTCCATCACTACCTGCAG gTATCGTGATTATCGCTACCCTCCAGACCATGAGAAGCGGTACACCCACACTATGCAGTTCTGGCATATTCTGGCTGCGAAGCTGGCTTTCATCATTATCATGGAG CATGTCGTGTTTGTGGTGAAGTTCTTTGTGGCCTGGATGATTCCTGACGTCCCCTCTGACGTCAGGGCTCGAGTGAAGAGAGAGCGCTACCTGGTCCAGGAGTATCTCCATAACTATGAAGTGGAGAAGCTGAAGATCCAGCTCAGCCAAAACAGTCATAATGATTGTAACTGCACGCCTATGATATATCCGTCTTTACCCAAACATGAGGTGCTGTCAGAGTGTCTCTAG